One window of the Pirellulales bacterium genome contains the following:
- a CDS encoding ammonium transporter, which yields MNADKHRKNWIISFAAVAALLTTTCVIWNGSTAQEPAAAVSAPDEPGEAAAVSSAAAATSGAPQPDGLNKTLPATSHALDTIWVMLAGFLVMWMQAGFALVETGLTRSKNAVNICMKNLLDFCFGSITYWLVGFGIMFANGGDANSFWGGLSGMFVSPTADWTSLAWTLVPLNAKFFFQLVFAATTATIVSGAMAERTKFTSYMLYSAIVSAVIYPISGHWIWGGGWLATQWNFFDFAGSTVVHSVGGWLSLIGAFILGPRIGKFDENGKAKAMPGHNLVFVALGVFILWLGWFGFNPGSTMSADPNLIANVTINTNAAAAIGCIAALFTARALFGKWEATMAFNGALAGLVAITCPCAWVTVPTSFIIGAVAGVLVVLSVVGIENYLKIDDPVGAISVHGVCGAWGTLSLGLFSTGTGEASPFPGLFMGGDAKQLIGQAVGVGAVFVWAIACGAVLFTALKMTVGLRVTAEEEIEGLDHGEHGNEAYHGFQFVGEPHV from the coding sequence ATGAATGCGGACAAACATCGAAAGAATTGGATCATATCTTTCGCGGCAGTCGCGGCACTGCTGACGACGACGTGTGTGATCTGGAACGGTTCGACCGCGCAAGAACCGGCCGCGGCCGTGTCGGCACCCGACGAGCCGGGTGAAGCGGCCGCTGTTAGCTCTGCGGCTGCTGCCACAAGCGGCGCGCCACAGCCCGACGGCCTCAACAAGACCTTGCCGGCCACCTCTCATGCGCTCGACACGATCTGGGTGATGCTCGCGGGTTTTCTCGTCATGTGGATGCAGGCAGGTTTTGCGCTGGTCGAAACCGGCCTCACGCGTTCGAAAAACGCCGTGAACATCTGCATGAAGAACCTGCTCGACTTTTGCTTTGGCAGCATCACGTATTGGCTCGTCGGATTCGGAATCATGTTCGCAAACGGAGGCGACGCCAACAGTTTTTGGGGCGGGCTGAGTGGCATGTTCGTTAGCCCCACCGCGGATTGGACGTCGCTCGCCTGGACGCTGGTTCCGCTCAACGCGAAGTTTTTCTTTCAACTCGTCTTCGCGGCTACCACGGCTACGATCGTCTCCGGCGCCATGGCCGAACGAACGAAGTTCACGTCGTACATGCTGTACAGCGCCATCGTCTCGGCCGTGATCTACCCCATCTCGGGTCACTGGATATGGGGCGGCGGCTGGCTGGCCACCCAATGGAACTTCTTCGACTTCGCCGGATCAACCGTGGTTCATAGCGTCGGTGGGTGGTTGTCCTTGATCGGTGCCTTCATACTCGGACCGCGAATCGGCAAATTCGACGAGAACGGCAAGGCCAAGGCAATGCCAGGGCACAACTTGGTTTTCGTCGCTTTGGGCGTGTTCATCCTCTGGCTCGGCTGGTTCGGATTCAACCCCGGCAGCACGATGTCGGCCGATCCCAACCTCATCGCCAATGTGACGATTAACACCAACGCCGCTGCCGCCATCGGCTGCATCGCGGCGTTGTTCACGGCCCGCGCCCTGTTCGGCAAATGGGAAGCCACGATGGCGTTCAATGGCGCCTTGGCCGGCCTGGTTGCCATCACCTGCCCGTGTGCTTGGGTGACAGTTCCGACGTCGTTTATCATCGGCGCCGTCGCCGGTGTCCTGGTTGTCCTTTCCGTAGTCGGTATCGAGAACTATCTCAAGATCGACGATCCCGTCGGCGCGATTTCAGTCCACGGGGTTTGCGGCGCCTGGGGCACGTTATCGCTCGGGCTGTTTTCGACCGGTACGGGTGAAGCCTCTCCTTTCCCCGGTTTGTTCATGGGCGGTGACGCAAAACAATTGATCGGCCAGGCCGTTGGCGTCGGCGCGGTCTTTGTTTGGGCAATCGCCTGCGGAGCCGTGCTATTCACGGCACTGAAGATGACCGTCGGACTGCGTGTAACCGCCGAGGAAGAAATCGAAGGCCTGGATCATGGCGAGCACGGCAACGAGGCCTATCACGGCTTCCAATTCGTCGGAGAGCCGCACGTGTAG
- a CDS encoding sialidase family protein: MNHYRILPFMLTALLIGLSCDNSLAIDATGEAASFVHVCRDAGAGGYEAFPDVCRRQDGQLLCVFYAGRAHVSLPSAELPRGGRICSCTSADEGKTWSPPEIVFDGDHDDRDPSVAQLKDGRLACNFFSLAKPDQPGVPYVGLGSFIIFSTDGGKTWTPPHGIAGREYFCSSPVRELSDGRDILGLYHQEAGLPGGAITTSEDGAKTWLKPTRIDGGDKKLAAETDVIELKDGRLFAALRADGDQQMCYSTSRDHGRNWSTAKPIGFLGHCPYLHRTVDGIILLGHRQPATSLHYSLDETKTWSQNVKIDAHGGAYPSMVNLKDGSVLVVYYEEGPDSNIRAKRFRATAKGIDWLDL, encoded by the coding sequence ATGAACCACTACCGCATCCTGCCATTCATGCTGACGGCGTTACTCATCGGACTCTCGTGCGACAACAGCCTGGCGATCGACGCAACGGGAGAGGCCGCGTCGTTCGTACACGTCTGCCGCGATGCAGGCGCCGGCGGGTACGAAGCCTTTCCCGATGTCTGTCGCCGCCAGGACGGCCAGTTGCTCTGTGTCTTTTACGCGGGACGCGCCCACGTTTCGCTCCCCAGCGCGGAACTGCCGCGCGGCGGCCGCATTTGCAGTTGCACGAGCGCCGACGAAGGAAAAACCTGGAGCCCGCCCGAGATTGTCTTCGACGGCGACCACGACGACCGCGATCCGTCCGTCGCACAGTTGAAGGATGGACGCCTGGCTTGCAATTTCTTCTCGCTCGCGAAGCCCGATCAGCCAGGGGTGCCGTACGTCGGACTAGGGAGCTTTATCATCTTCTCGACCGATGGCGGTAAGACGTGGACGCCGCCGCACGGGATCGCAGGGCGTGAATACTTTTGCTCGTCGCCGGTCCGCGAGTTGTCCGACGGCCGCGACATCCTTGGCCTCTATCACCAGGAAGCCGGCCTGCCCGGCGGCGCGATTACAACCAGTGAGGACGGAGCCAAGACCTGGCTCAAGCCGACGCGCATCGACGGCGGTGACAAAAAGCTGGCCGCCGAAACCGACGTCATTGAACTGAAAGATGGCCGGCTGTTTGCCGCCCTTCGCGCCGACGGTGACCAGCAGATGTGCTACAGCACGTCGCGCGATCACGGCCGCAATTGGAGCACGGCCAAACCGATCGGCTTCCTCGGCCACTGCCCCTATCTGCACCGCACGGTCGACGGCATCATCCTGCTCGGCCATCGCCAGCCAGCCACCAGCCTGCACTACAGTCTGGACGAAACCAAGACCTGGAGTCAGAACGTGAAGATCGACGCCCACGGAGGCGCCTATCCATCGATGGTCAACCTGAAGGACGGCTCGGTGCTCGTCGTCTATTACGAAGAAGGACCCGATTCGAACATCCGCGCCAAACGATTTCGTGCCACGGCGAAGGGGATCGACTGGCTCGATCTATGA
- a CDS encoding ThuA domain-containing protein: MIRRSLVLRFAVMVVLGMAGVVAAAESSWVSYEGEAGPGKGLHVVLVSGDEEYRSEEALPQLAKILAKRQGFKCTVLFAVDPADGTINPIVRTNIPGLEALEKADLLVLFTRFRELPDDQMKHIVDYVESGRPVVAMRTSTHAFDNKKSEKYARYAWQSPDWDGGFGRQVLGETWINHHGQHGKQSTRGLIAPGMQDNPILRGIKDGDIWGPTDVYGVRLPLPGDSQPLVLGQVLTGMQATDSPVVGKVNEPMMPVAWTKSFTTSSGKKSRIFTTTMGASQDLSSEGTRRLLVNACLWAVGKEADIPAKSDVAIVGEYQPHPFGFGTAQKGVKPSDHVLAK; this comes from the coding sequence ATGATTCGCCGCTCGCTCGTTTTACGGTTCGCAGTCATGGTTGTGCTGGGGATGGCCGGTGTGGTCGCCGCGGCCGAGTCGAGCTGGGTTAGCTACGAAGGGGAGGCTGGCCCGGGCAAGGGACTGCATGTCGTGCTCGTCAGCGGCGACGAAGAGTACCGCTCCGAAGAGGCGCTGCCGCAACTGGCCAAGATTCTGGCGAAGCGACAGGGATTCAAATGCACGGTATTATTCGCGGTCGATCCGGCCGATGGCACGATCAATCCGATCGTGCGGACGAATATTCCTGGGCTTGAGGCGCTGGAAAAGGCGGATCTGCTGGTCCTGTTCACGCGGTTTCGCGAGCTGCCTGATGACCAGATGAAACATATTGTCGATTACGTCGAATCGGGCCGTCCCGTGGTGGCGATGCGAACTTCGACGCACGCCTTCGACAACAAGAAAAGCGAGAAGTATGCCCGCTACGCCTGGCAAAGCCCGGATTGGGACGGGGGCTTCGGCCGGCAGGTGCTGGGCGAGACGTGGATCAATCACCACGGTCAGCATGGCAAGCAGAGCACACGCGGCCTTATCGCGCCGGGCATGCAGGACAATCCAATCCTGCGTGGCATCAAGGATGGCGATATCTGGGGGCCGACCGATGTGTATGGCGTACGGTTGCCACTGCCTGGAGATAGCCAGCCGCTGGTACTGGGGCAGGTGCTGACCGGCATGCAAGCGACGGACTCGCCCGTGGTGGGAAAGGTCAACGAACCGATGATGCCGGTGGCGTGGACGAAGTCGTTTACCACTTCGTCAGGCAAGAAGTCGCGGATTTTTACGACTACGATGGGAGCGTCGCAGGATCTATCGAGCGAAGGAACGCGCCGACTGCTAGTCAACGCCTGCTTGTGGGCCGTGGGGAAGGAAGCGGACATTCCGGCGAAGAGCGACGTGGCGATCGTCGGTGAGTACCAGCCGCACCCGTTCGGTTTCGGCACCGCGCAAAAAGGGGTGAAGCCGAGCGATCACGTGCTGGCGAAATAG
- a CDS encoding N-acetyltransferase, translating into MSEAIEIRTELPGDVAEISAVIAAAFEREEEARLVEALRTLPSFDPALSLVAVCNGASTGDGQGEQIVGHILFTDILIRREDGSADRALALAPVALLPEWQRRGIGSRLTAAGLAACRARGDRWVIVVGHADFYPRFGFQSARARGLEVPFPVEDASFMVCDLADAPNDSSTDIAGMVEYPAPFQAV; encoded by the coding sequence ATGAGCGAGGCGATCGAGATTCGCACGGAGCTTCCTGGGGACGTCGCCGAAATCAGCGCGGTCATTGCCGCGGCCTTCGAGCGCGAGGAGGAAGCCCGGCTGGTCGAGGCGTTGCGCACGCTGCCAAGCTTCGATCCGGCGCTATCGTTGGTGGCCGTCTGCAACGGTGCGTCGACTGGAGACGGCCAGGGCGAACAGATCGTCGGGCACATCCTGTTCACGGATATCTTGATTCGTCGTGAAGATGGGAGCGCCGATCGCGCACTGGCTCTCGCGCCCGTCGCTTTGCTGCCCGAGTGGCAGCGGCGCGGGATCGGTTCGCGATTGACCGCCGCCGGCCTGGCGGCGTGCCGTGCGCGCGGCGATCGATGGGTGATCGTTGTCGGCCATGCGGATTTCTATCCGCGGTTTGGCTTTCAGTCGGCACGAGCGCGCGGACTCGAGGTGCCGTTTCCCGTCGAGGATGCCTCGTTCATGGTCTGTGACTTGGCGGATGCCCCGAATGATTCGTCGACGGACATCGCTGGCATGGTCGAGTATCCGGCGCCATTTCAGGCAGTTTAG